In Pirellulales bacterium, one DNA window encodes the following:
- a CDS encoding peptidylprolyl isomerase produces MTVTDSTAKFASSSWIKRWLRLGVGTLLLFSAALVVRWLWQPPAATAQTPAKGEPQKSAAPTKDGRQAAEKPQIVAIVNTEEITREQLGQQCLWHYGREVLEAMVNRRIIEHQCKAQQITISVSEVDAEIDRMAQRFGLPKAQWLKMLESERNIKPAQYAKDIVWPTLALQRLAAARLVVSEQDLHEAWETLYGESVQCRLIACDSHLDAQKVRSLAFMNPSDFGNLAKQFSKDSSSASIKGLIQPIRKHLGNKDIERVAFALKPGEISDIVPVGNQFIVLMCEKRNEARPVPMDLVRPQLTESIRDKKLRLAGEDILKDLQSKCVVDVVYNDPQRRAAEPAVAARVDGDVISLVELAEECVNRHGEELLSGMINRKLLEQTCKKKNIQVSPQEIEAEIALTAFTMGKIGADGKADVEAWMAEVAKQGVTKEMYVHDTAWPNAALKKLAGAKVEVTDIDMQHGFEANFGPRVRCRAIVSNNMRRAQEVWEMACKNPTIEHFSELAGQYSIEASTRSLRGEIPPIQKWGGQPTLEAEAFALKPGEISGVIQVGENYVILFCEGLTEPTKVTMDEVQADIRADIHEKKLRLAMTREFDLIKDASLIDNYLAGTTQTPNTQKVRQTDSLDSVTTRGVPELKAQPQGPRAGSVLDQRPPASGVRPAAATMPPAAAAAPAASKIPTRVNLPRRAGTP; encoded by the coding sequence ATGACGGTCACGGATTCGACTGCCAAATTCGCTTCATCTTCTTGGATCAAGCGCTGGCTGCGGCTTGGCGTCGGCACGCTCTTGCTGTTCTCGGCGGCGCTTGTCGTACGGTGGTTGTGGCAGCCGCCGGCCGCGACCGCGCAAACTCCAGCCAAGGGTGAACCCCAGAAATCCGCGGCTCCAACCAAGGACGGCCGGCAGGCCGCTGAAAAGCCGCAGATCGTCGCCATCGTCAATACCGAGGAAATCACTCGCGAGCAACTTGGCCAACAATGCCTCTGGCACTACGGCCGCGAAGTGCTCGAAGCCATGGTGAATCGCCGCATCATCGAGCATCAATGCAAAGCGCAGCAAATCACGATCTCGGTTTCTGAGGTCGACGCTGAGATCGATCGCATGGCCCAGCGCTTCGGCCTGCCCAAAGCGCAGTGGCTCAAGATGCTGGAGAGCGAACGCAACATAAAGCCGGCGCAGTATGCCAAAGACATCGTTTGGCCCACGTTGGCGCTGCAGCGCCTCGCCGCCGCCCGACTGGTGGTCTCCGAACAAGACTTGCACGAGGCCTGGGAAACGCTCTATGGCGAATCGGTTCAATGCCGTCTGATCGCCTGTGATAGCCATCTCGATGCCCAAAAAGTTCGCTCACTGGCGTTCATGAATCCTTCGGATTTCGGCAATCTCGCCAAGCAATTCTCCAAAGACTCGTCGAGCGCGAGCATTAAAGGGTTGATTCAACCGATTCGCAAGCATCTCGGCAACAAAGACATCGAGCGCGTCGCCTTTGCTCTCAAGCCGGGCGAAATTTCCGACATTGTCCCGGTCGGCAACCAGTTCATCGTGCTCATGTGCGAAAAGCGCAACGAAGCTCGACCCGTCCCTATGGACCTCGTGCGCCCTCAACTCACCGAGTCGATTCGCGACAAAAAGCTCCGTTTGGCGGGCGAAGATATCCTCAAGGATCTGCAGAGCAAGTGCGTCGTCGATGTGGTTTATAACGATCCCCAGCGCCGCGCCGCCGAGCCTGCGGTCGCCGCTCGCGTCGATGGCGACGTGATCTCCCTCGTCGAACTCGCCGAAGAATGCGTCAACCGGCACGGCGAGGAACTACTGTCGGGCATGATTAACCGCAAGCTCCTCGAACAAACCTGCAAGAAGAAGAACATTCAGGTCAGCCCGCAGGAAATCGAGGCCGAAATCGCGCTCACCGCGTTCACGATGGGCAAGATTGGCGCCGATGGCAAAGCCGACGTCGAGGCCTGGATGGCCGAAGTCGCCAAGCAAGGCGTCACCAAGGAAATGTACGTCCACGACACCGCCTGGCCCAACGCCGCGCTCAAGAAGCTCGCGGGCGCCAAGGTGGAAGTCACCGACATCGATATGCAGCACGGCTTCGAGGCGAATTTTGGGCCACGCGTTCGCTGCCGCGCCATCGTGTCGAACAACATGCGCCGCGCGCAGGAAGTGTGGGAGATGGCGTGCAAGAATCCCACCATCGAGCATTTCTCTGAACTGGCTGGGCAATACTCCATCGAGGCTAGCACGCGATCGCTGCGCGGCGAGATTCCTCCCATTCAAAAATGGGGCGGTCAACCCACGCTCGAAGCCGAAGCCTTTGCGCTCAAACCGGGCGAAATCTCCGGCGTCATTCAGGTCGGCGAGAACTACGTCATCCTGTTTTGCGAAGGACTCACCGAGCCGACCAAAGTCACTATGGACGAAGTGCAAGCCGATATCCGCGCAGACATCCACGAGAAGAAGCTTCGACTCGCGATGACCCGCGAATTCGACCTGATCAAAGATGCCTCGCTCATCGACAATTACCTGGCGGGCACAACGCAAACACCCAATACCCAAAAGGTCCGTCAGACCGACTCGCTCGATAGCGTCACCACCCGTGGCGTTCCGGAACTGAAGGCCCAGCCGCAAGGTCCGCGGGCCGGTTCGGTGCTGGATCAGCGGCCGCCGGCCTCTGGTGTCCGGCCAGCCGCGGCGACAATGCCGCCAGCCGCTGCCGCGGCGCCTGCCGCCAGCAAGATTCCTACCCGAGTCAATTTGCCACGCCGTGCGGGCACGCCCTAG
- a CDS encoding STAS/SEC14 domain-containing protein — protein MTVDLREEAGGKNLNIRLSGTLHKSDYEAFVPEIERLIRQHGKLRLLVELDDFHGWDAGALWQDIKFDVKHFGDIERLALVGHSKWEQGMATFCKPFTSAAIRYFDVAKRAEAETWLASGA, from the coding sequence ATGACTGTCGATTTACGCGAGGAAGCTGGCGGCAAGAATCTCAACATTCGGCTCAGCGGCACGCTTCATAAGAGCGATTACGAAGCCTTTGTGCCCGAGATCGAAAGATTGATTCGCCAGCACGGCAAGCTGCGGCTACTGGTGGAGTTGGACGATTTTCACGGCTGGGACGCTGGCGCCTTGTGGCAGGACATCAAGTTTGATGTGAAGCACTTTGGCGACATCGAGCGTCTTGCGCTGGTGGGGCACAGCAAGTGGGAGCAGGGGATGGCGACATTCTGCAAACCATTCACCAGCGCCGCGATTCGCTACTTTGATGTCGCCAAGCGCGCCGAAGCGGAGACATGGCTTGCCAGCGGCGCTTAG
- the serS gene encoding serine--tRNA ligase — MLDRKFVLENLDLVAENCCRRGVQVDVAQFVELEQRRRAKQTEVEQLNREANEVSKSIGKAKDDAERETRKVEGRRLRDAVATAQTEVDAIAVEADELIKHIPNLTHPDAPVGGEEASREVALGKTPIPKFDFKPRDHVEIGELLDLIDFEGGAKVAGHGFYFLKNEAVLLELALQQFAINLLIGEGFTPTITPDLARNEILEGIGFIPRGQETQIYNIDGSDLSLVATAEITLGGLFSNDVLEAEQLPLKLCGISHCYRTEAGAHGRATRGLYRVHQFTKIEMFAFTLPEASDAMLEYLRGLECRIFDELGLAYRVIDTASGDLGGPAYRKYDLEAWMPGRGEAGEYGEVTSTSNCTDYQARRLGIRYKNKGEKGTHFAHTLNGTAVACSRAILAILENYQQADGSVTVPTALRPYVGRDRIGPR, encoded by the coding sequence ATGCTCGATCGCAAGTTTGTTCTCGAAAACCTCGATCTCGTTGCCGAAAACTGTTGCCGCCGTGGCGTCCAAGTCGACGTCGCGCAATTTGTTGAACTCGAACAGCGGCGGCGAGCCAAACAGACGGAGGTCGAGCAACTCAATCGCGAAGCCAACGAGGTATCCAAGTCGATCGGCAAGGCCAAGGACGACGCCGAACGCGAGACCCGCAAGGTCGAGGGGCGCCGACTGCGCGACGCCGTCGCCACCGCGCAAACCGAGGTCGACGCCATCGCCGTCGAGGCCGATGAGTTGATCAAGCACATTCCCAATCTCACCCACCCAGATGCCCCGGTGGGGGGCGAGGAAGCCAGCCGCGAAGTGGCGCTTGGCAAAACGCCCATTCCCAAGTTCGACTTCAAACCACGCGATCATGTCGAAATCGGCGAACTGCTCGATCTGATCGACTTCGAGGGGGGCGCCAAAGTCGCCGGGCACGGCTTTTACTTCCTCAAGAACGAGGCCGTGTTGCTCGAACTTGCCCTCCAGCAGTTCGCCATCAATTTGCTGATCGGCGAGGGCTTCACGCCCACCATCACCCCCGATCTTGCCCGCAACGAGATATTGGAGGGCATTGGCTTCATTCCGCGTGGACAAGAAACACAGATCTACAACATCGACGGCAGCGACCTGAGCTTGGTTGCCACCGCCGAGATCACGCTTGGCGGTCTCTTCTCCAACGACGTGCTGGAAGCCGAGCAACTCCCGCTCAAGCTATGCGGCATAAGCCATTGCTATCGCACCGAGGCGGGAGCGCACGGTCGCGCTACGCGCGGCCTTTACCGAGTGCATCAATTCACCAAGATCGAGATGTTCGCCTTCACGCTCCCCGAAGCGAGCGACGCCATGCTCGAGTACCTTCGCGGTCTGGAGTGTCGCATCTTCGACGAGCTTGGCCTGGCCTACCGAGTGATCGACACCGCATCGGGCGACCTGGGGGGGCCCGCCTATCGCAAATACGATCTCGAAGCCTGGATGCCCGGTCGTGGCGAGGCGGGCGAATATGGCGAAGTGACCAGCACCTCCAACTGCACCGACTACCAAGCCCGGCGGCTCGGCATCCGCTACAAGAACAAAGGCGAAAAAGGAACGCACTTCGCCCACACGCTCAACGGCACTGCGGTCGCTTGCAGCCGAGCCATCCTGGCGATCCTGGAAAACTACCAGCAGGCCGACGGCAGCGTTACAGTGCCGACCGCGCTTCGACCTTACGTCGGACGCGACCGCATCGGCCCTCGTTAA
- a CDS encoding dipeptidase has product MPSSSPDAVAKVDQFVAQNADRYVAELCELLRIPSVSADSKHKPDIEKAAAWVAGQFKSMGLKTEICATPGHPIVYAESPPVDGAPTVLVYGHYDVQPPDPLNEWISPPFEPTQRDGNLYARGATDDKGQMLTHVKSTEAWLKSGQSLPLQLKFLIEGEEEVGSRHLDDFIEANRQRLACDVVVISDTSQFAPGQPAITYGLKGIAYYELRLTGPKQDLHSGTFGGSVTNPANALTRMLAALINDRGQVQVPGFYDDVTPLTAAERKQFAEIDRGEAEYMQQVGVDGLSGEEGFTTIERRWARPTFDINGLWSGYQGEGAKTVLPAKAGAKFSFRLVPQQDPRRISAALRQRLTELCPPGIKLELIDFHAAPGVVVPLDSPYMAAASRAIEGGFGRRPVFIREGGSIPVVGTFKHLLGVDTLLLGWGQNDDNTHSPNEKFSIADFHRGIKTSAHLWHELAQVKR; this is encoded by the coding sequence ATGCCAAGTTCCAGCCCGGACGCGGTTGCCAAAGTCGATCAATTCGTTGCCCAAAATGCCGATCGCTATGTGGCCGAATTGTGCGAACTGCTCCGTATTCCCAGTGTCAGCGCCGACAGCAAGCACAAGCCAGACATCGAGAAGGCCGCGGCTTGGGTCGCCGGGCAATTCAAATCCATGGGTCTCAAGACCGAAATTTGCGCCACGCCCGGCCACCCCATTGTTTATGCCGAGTCGCCGCCGGTGGACGGCGCGCCAACGGTTTTGGTTTATGGGCATTACGACGTGCAACCTCCCGATCCGCTCAACGAGTGGATATCGCCCCCTTTTGAGCCCACCCAGCGCGACGGCAACCTCTACGCCCGCGGCGCCACCGACGACAAGGGGCAGATGCTCACTCATGTGAAGAGCACAGAAGCTTGGCTGAAGAGCGGTCAGTCGCTGCCGCTGCAACTCAAATTCTTGATCGAGGGAGAAGAAGAGGTCGGCAGCCGTCACCTGGACGATTTTATTGAAGCCAACCGCCAGCGATTGGCGTGCGATGTGGTCGTCATCAGCGACACCAGCCAATTCGCCCCCGGCCAACCCGCCATCACCTATGGCCTCAAGGGAATCGCCTATTACGAATTGCGGTTGACCGGGCCCAAGCAAGACTTGCACTCCGGCACCTTTGGCGGCTCGGTCACCAACCCGGCCAATGCCCTCACGCGCATGCTCGCAGCCCTCATCAACGATCGTGGGCAAGTCCAAGTCCCTGGCTTCTACGACGACGTGACCCCGCTGACTGCGGCCGAACGCAAGCAATTCGCCGAGATCGATCGTGGCGAAGCCGAGTACATGCAGCAGGTCGGCGTCGATGGCCTGTCTGGCGAAGAAGGCTTCACCACCATCGAGCGCCGCTGGGCGCGCCCCACGTTCGACATCAACGGACTGTGGAGCGGTTATCAAGGCGAAGGCGCCAAGACGGTTCTCCCAGCCAAGGCCGGCGCCAAATTCAGCTTTCGCCTGGTCCCCCAACAAGACCCTCGCAGGATTTCCGCGGCGCTGCGCCAGCGTTTAACAGAGCTTTGCCCTCCAGGCATCAAGCTGGAACTGATCGACTTCCACGCCGCTCCCGGCGTCGTCGTCCCGCTCGACAGCCCTTATATGGCCGCCGCCAGTCGCGCAATCGAAGGCGGCTTTGGCCGCCGACCAGTGTTCATCCGCGAAGGAGGCTCCATCCCCGTGGTGGGCACTTTCAAGCATTTGTTGGGTGTCGATACCCTCTTGCTGGGCTGGGGGCAGAACGACGACAACACCCACTCGCCAAACGAAAAGTTCTCGATCGCCGACTTCCATCGCGGCATCAAGACCAGCGCGCATCTCTGGCACGAATTGGCGCAAGTGAAGCGTTAG
- a CDS encoding ATP-dependent Clp protease adaptor ClpS, giving the protein MKITRNGLSAAQGESVGAAVAEPPVETEPTQPKRREATNDKKKPKRQPPYQVVLWDDDDHSHGYVMTMLLELFGHPLEKGYQLAKEVDTTGRAVVLTTTREHAELKRDQIHAYGKDGLIDGCQGSMWATIEPVE; this is encoded by the coding sequence ATGAAAATCACACGCAACGGGCTTTCGGCGGCTCAAGGCGAATCTGTCGGCGCGGCGGTTGCGGAACCGCCCGTCGAGACAGAGCCTACGCAGCCCAAGCGCCGCGAGGCGACCAACGACAAGAAGAAGCCGAAGCGGCAGCCGCCGTATCAGGTGGTGCTGTGGGACGATGACGACCACTCGCACGGCTATGTGATGACGATGCTGCTAGAGCTATTTGGCCATCCGCTGGAAAAGGGATACCAGCTTGCCAAGGAGGTGGACACCACGGGGCGCGCGGTGGTGCTGACAACCACGCGCGAGCATGCGGAGCTGAAGCGCGATCAAATCCATGCCTACGGCAAAGACGGATTGATCGATGGTTGCCAGGGATCGATGTGGGCAACGATCGAGCCGGTCGAGTAA
- the mtaB gene encoding tRNA (N(6)-L-threonylcarbamoyladenosine(37)-C(2))-methylthiotransferase MtaB, translating to MRAVTLGCKVNQYETEYVRQGLLGIGYHDAAEGQPADLCIVNTCTVTNEGDSKSRQTIRQLARRNPGTRIVVMGCYATRAPEEVAALPGVVEVVRDKRELPDLLGRFGVVDIPTGISSFGGRQRAYVKVQDGCILNCSFCIIPTVRPGLASRAPAAILSEISRLVGNGYREIVLTGIHLGHYGVDLNRGRPKCEWMRLSHLLERIVALPGEFRVRLSSIEATEVTRELVAVMAAYPQRICPHLHISMQSGSDTVLARMRRRWGARRFVDRCRLVQESLDRPAITTDIIVGFPGETESEFQATCDVATEVGFSKIHIFPFSPRRGTDAARMADQVSADEKADRAARLAELEQRLKQRYFESLLGIRLETLVESPVDNRAGWMTGTSCRYAPVEFEANRDSIGQYATVVACEIRDGRIVGEL from the coding sequence ATGCGCGCGGTGACTTTGGGTTGCAAGGTCAACCAATACGAGACGGAATACGTTCGCCAAGGCCTGCTCGGCATTGGCTATCACGACGCGGCCGAAGGACAACCGGCCGACTTGTGCATCGTGAACACCTGCACTGTGACCAATGAGGGGGACTCGAAGAGCCGGCAAACGATTCGACAATTGGCGCGGCGAAACCCCGGCACGCGGATCGTGGTCATGGGCTGCTACGCCACGCGCGCTCCAGAAGAAGTGGCGGCGTTGCCGGGAGTGGTCGAGGTGGTGCGCGACAAGCGCGAGTTGCCCGATCTGTTGGGCCGGTTTGGCGTGGTCGATATTCCGACTGGTATTTCGAGTTTCGGCGGCCGCCAGCGAGCGTATGTCAAAGTGCAGGATGGCTGCATTTTGAATTGCAGCTTTTGCATCATCCCAACCGTGCGACCGGGGCTGGCCAGCCGAGCGCCAGCGGCGATCTTGAGCGAAATTTCGAGACTGGTCGGAAATGGCTACCGCGAAATTGTGCTCACGGGGATTCACTTGGGGCACTATGGGGTCGATCTGAATCGCGGCCGGCCGAAGTGCGAGTGGATGCGGTTGTCGCATCTGTTGGAGCGCATCGTCGCGTTGCCGGGCGAATTTCGCGTGCGGTTATCGAGCATCGAAGCGACCGAAGTGACTCGCGAACTGGTGGCCGTCATGGCGGCATATCCGCAGCGGATTTGTCCGCATTTGCATATCTCAATGCAAAGCGGTTCCGATACCGTGCTTGCGCGGATGCGGCGCCGCTGGGGAGCGCGGCGATTTGTCGATCGCTGCCGGTTGGTGCAAGAGAGCCTTGACCGGCCGGCAATCACCACCGACATCATCGTGGGTTTTCCGGGCGAAACGGAAAGCGAGTTTCAAGCGACCTGCGATGTGGCCACTGAGGTGGGCTTCTCCAAGATACACATCTTTCCATTCAGTCCGCGACGCGGCACCGACGCCGCGCGCATGGCGGATCAGGTGTCGGCCGACGAAAAGGCGGATCGCGCCGCGCGACTGGCTGAACTGGAACAACGGCTCAAGCAGCGCTACTTTGAGAGCCTGCTGGGCATTCGGCTGGAAACGCTAGTCGAGTCGCCTGTCGACAACCGCGCGGGTTGGATGACGGGCACCTCCTGCCGCTACGCGCCCGTTGAATTTGAGGCGAACCGCGACAGCATTGGGCAATATGCCACGGTCGTGGCGTGCGAAATTCGCGACGGCCGCATCGTCGGCGAGCTATGA
- a CDS encoding TIGR00266 family protein, with protein MTVSDLAKQLAGAAGERTLVFGPGLTDWTEARHVPAIVAALRGASGPPAPPKSRRADEIDYEIFGEEMQYVEITLDPGEMVVAEAGNMMYMTSGIQMDTVFGDPSAQQSGLFGKLMSAGKRVLTGESMFMTTFMNGGGAREQVGFAAPYPGKMLPMRLDEMGGELICQKDSFICAARGVQVGIAFHKRLGAGLFGGEGFIMQRLTGDGIAMVHSGGTLMRRTLKPGETLRVDTGCLVALLPSVHYDIEFVGGIKNSIFGGEGMFFATLTGPGDIWLQSLPFSRLAGRIIAAAPSMGRGGKEEGSLLGGLGRMLDGDNG; from the coding sequence ATGACGGTTTCCGACCTTGCTAAGCAACTCGCAGGCGCGGCCGGAGAACGCACCTTGGTGTTTGGGCCGGGGCTGACCGATTGGACCGAGGCGCGGCATGTGCCCGCGATTGTCGCGGCGCTGCGTGGCGCCAGTGGTCCTCCCGCGCCGCCGAAATCGCGCCGGGCCGACGAGATTGACTACGAGATCTTTGGCGAGGAGATGCAGTACGTCGAGATCACGCTCGATCCGGGCGAGATGGTCGTGGCCGAGGCGGGCAACATGATGTACATGACCTCCGGCATTCAGATGGACACCGTGTTTGGCGATCCATCGGCGCAGCAATCTGGTCTGTTCGGCAAGCTGATGTCGGCCGGCAAACGCGTCTTGACCGGGGAGTCGATGTTCATGACCACATTCATGAACGGCGGCGGGGCGCGTGAGCAGGTGGGTTTTGCCGCTCCGTACCCGGGCAAGATGCTACCGATGCGCCTCGACGAAATGGGGGGCGAGCTGATCTGCCAAAAGGACTCGTTCATCTGCGCAGCGCGTGGCGTGCAGGTTGGCATCGCGTTTCACAAGCGACTTGGCGCGGGCTTGTTTGGCGGCGAAGGCTTCATCATGCAGCGACTGACCGGGGATGGCATTGCGATGGTGCATTCTGGCGGCACTTTGATGCGGAGGACGCTGAAGCCTGGTGAGACGCTGCGCGTCGACACCGGGTGCCTGGTTGCGCTGCTGCCGAGTGTGCATTACGACATCGAGTTCGTGGGCGGAATCAAGAACTCGATTTTTGGCGGCGAGGGGATGTTTTTTGCCACATTGACTGGCCCCGGCGACATTTGGTTGCAGTCGCTGCCGTTCTCGCGATTGGCGGGTCGGATCATTGCCGCAGCGCCAAGCATGGGACGCGGCGGCAAGGAAGAAGGGTCGCTGTTAGGTGGACTGGGACGGATGCTCGATGGCGACAATGGTTGA